The following coding sequences lie in one Xiphophorus maculatus strain JP 163 A chromosome 4, X_maculatus-5.0-male, whole genome shotgun sequence genomic window:
- the ctxn2 gene encoding cortexin-2 has product MSSVHFNHSLAAMSGNDIMAHSLTLEQKTAFAFVGMLLVFLGLLIIRCFRILLDPYSSMPSSNWADGIEGLEKGTFEYALT; this is encoded by the coding sequence ATGAGCAGCGTCCACTTCAACCACTCCCTTGCTGCCATGAGTGGAAACGACATAATGGCGCACTCTCTGACTTTGGAGCAGAAGACGGCATTTGCCTTCGTGGGGATGCTGCTGGTGTTCTTGGGACTGCTGATAATACGCTGCTTCAGGATCCTGCTGGACCCCTACAGCAGCATGCCCTCCTCCAACTGGGCCGATGGCATCGAGGGGCTGGAGAAAGGGACGTTCGAGTACGCCCTCACCTAA